In the genome of Cryptomeria japonica chromosome 8, Sugi_1.0, whole genome shotgun sequence, one region contains:
- the LOC131046825 gene encoding receptor-like protein 11, which translates to MAKLFLFAVITLSLLHFCCGYIEREAHALLIFKAGLNHSKDVPSSWEIERDCCLWDGISCDNTTHHVVGVDFRAFYHRGDMEGVISESLCTLTFVATIRLSDMGLTDHGAEQMEDL; encoded by the exons ATGGCCAAACTATTTTTGTTTGCTGTTATTACACTGTCTCTTCTCCACTTCTGCTGCGGATATATTGAGAGGGAAGCCCATGCTCTTCTTATCTTCAAAGCCGGCCTAAATCACTCTAAAGATGTACCCAGTTCCTGGGAGATAGAAAGAGATTGCTGCCTCTGGGACGGCATTTCCTGTGATAATACCACTCATCATGTAGTTGGTGTTGATTTTAGAGCATTTTATCACAGAGGTGATATGGAGGGCGTCATATCTGAGAGTTTGTGCACCCTCACTTTTGTTGCAACGATACGCCTATCTGACATGGGATTAACAG ATCATGGAGCAGAGCAAATGGAAGATTTGTAA